The Fictibacillus phosphorivorans genomic sequence TTTTCATGGAGTGTTTTAAACAGAGCTGGAATTGAGTTCGCCAAACGTAAAATTGTATACATAATAGCTCTTTTTTACACGATCGCCCTTGTCATAATGGAAATCATCACTGAAACATATGGGGTAAAAATCGTTCCTGAAAGAGAACACGGTTTACTTCGCTATGTTTCTGCAGAACCTTCATCAGGTCCTCCTCTCATGGTCCTGTTCGTGTCTATTGCTTTGATTACGGCAGGAGCGATCCTTTGGAAAAAAACAGGCTGGAAGTGGATGTTGATAGGTTCAGTTGTGGTGACAGTTGGAAGCGCGGTTCCTATATCTGTGGAAAGTGCCGCTGTCACGAACGGCTTTGAGTTGTTTTTGATGACCACGCTTGTTGCAACAAAGATTCATCAAGACCGCCAATTGAAAGGTGCTTAACTTAATATGAAAAGGATAATCAAAAGAGCTATTCTTGTAATCGCAGTACTATTGGTATGCTGCTTGATCGGATTTTTTGTGTGGACTCAACAGACATATGAACCTACTAAAGAATTATTGAAAAGTGTTGGTAACATCGAGCATGAAGACGATTGGGTGACGTTCAAACCTAGTGGTACGAATAAAGAAGTTGGGGTTATCCTTTATCCGGGTGCAAAAGTTGAACCAAAAGCATATGGTTATCTTGGGAAACGATTATCAGACGCTGGGTACACCGTCGGAATTCCAAAATTTAATCTAAATCTTGCGATGCTTGAAGTAAATAAAGCAGAAGAATGGATTAACCGTAATCCATCGATTAAGAAATGGTTTATTGGCGGGCACTCTTTAGGAGGAGTAAGCGCTGCTACATTTGCACATAAAAATCCCAAATTGATTAAAGGTGTTATCCTGCTCGCCTCTTATCCTGCAAGTGGAGATAACTTTTCAAACAAAGGCACACCGATCTTATCTATATACGCAGAAAAAGATGGGCTAACGACTAGAGATAAGATTGAAGAAACGAAAAACTTGTTGTCAAGTGATACTGTTCTATTTGAGATCAAAGGTGGAAACCATGCTCAGTTCGGCATGTATGGAGAGCAAAAAGGAGATAATCAAGCAGACATTTCTGCTAAAGAACAGCAAGATTTGATTGCTGATGAGATGATCAAGTGGTTAGATAAGCAATAACATATAAACAAAAAAACTCACTATTTTTGTGAGTTTTTTATTTATTATGTACTTAGTCGTATTCATTGTTGCTTTTGAAAGTAGTTGATTTCTGTTGCAGATGCTCGCTTTCCGCGGGGCAGGCGGTGAGTCACAATCGTACGGTTCCGTATAAGTGTCTCATCTGTCTAGTTGCAGTGGCTAGCCCCTCGAGGTCAAAAGTTTAAGAAGGAAAATAAAAAAGGCTAACTTCTTTTTTAAATTTTCATCCTTAAACTAAAATTGCGAGCAAGATGGGTAGCGTGATCAGCGAAAAAAGCGTACTCACTAACGTTGCACTTGAAACAAAATCGGGCTCTGTTCCAAACTGTAACGCATACATCGTCGTATTTGCCGCTGATGGCATGGCAGCCATAAGAATCATAATTGTTGCGAGCCTATCATCAACAGGTAGAACTAACGTGATACAAAATGCGATCAGAGGTGACACTGCTAATTTAAGTACAAGAGAATACGTTAACTTTTCGATTTGTACTTGGCGTAATGATATTTTCGCAAGCTGCATACCAAGTATGATCATAATCGTCGGAATCGCAGAATTTGCCACAAGATCAAGAGCTTCAGAAACAGAACCTTTTATCGGAATATGTAACTGTTGAAAGATTACACCTGCTAGCGCTCCGTATACGATGGGCATACGACGCACTGCTCTTAACGCTGAAGAGATTCCGTCATTTTCGGGACTGCCTTTTGCCGCATAATAGACCCCTACCGTACACATGACTAACTGCTGAATGACCATAAGGACAACTGCATAATCTAACCCAGCTGCACCAAACGCGAACAGCGCGACTGGTGTCCCATAATTCCCATTATTCATGAAAGCAGAAGCTAGAATAACACCGCAGGTTTCTCTTACATTGTATCTCTTAAAATAACTGATCACATAAACAAGGCCGATTAATGTAAAACATAGAATGAGCGTATAGATCAGCATGTATCCATACGTCTTTGTAAAAGTAGTTTCATAAAACGTTCGAAAAACAAGAAAAGGAGACATCAGATACAATGCCATAGTGGAAAGTGTTTGTGTTTCGAAGCCTATCGTTTTTTGACCGATAAATCCGGTAGCAAAGATTGCAAATACCGGAAGAATGATGCTTAGTAGCTCGAACATGTCTTACCCTTCTTTCTGTTAACAACACGGAAAAAAGCTGACCATAAAGATCAGCACTTTTTTCTTATTATCATAGCACAAGGATAAGCATTCTTTCTTTATACGAAGAGCAATCTAAAACGTATGTGCGGAATCTTTAGCACGAGCAATCGCCTTTTCTTTGATCTCATCCGCTTTATCCGGCATCGCTGCATGTCCTTC encodes the following:
- a CDS encoding alpha/beta hydrolase; its protein translation is MKRIIKRAILVIAVLLVCCLIGFFVWTQQTYEPTKELLKSVGNIEHEDDWVTFKPSGTNKEVGVILYPGAKVEPKAYGYLGKRLSDAGYTVGIPKFNLNLAMLEVNKAEEWINRNPSIKKWFIGGHSLGGVSAATFAHKNPKLIKGVILLASYPASGDNFSNKGTPILSIYAEKDGLTTRDKIEETKNLLSSDTVLFEIKGGNHAQFGMYGEQKGDNQADISAKEQQDLIADEMIKWLDKQ
- a CDS encoding AEC family transporter, coding for MFELLSIILPVFAIFATGFIGQKTIGFETQTLSTMALYLMSPFLVFRTFYETTFTKTYGYMLIYTLILCFTLIGLVYVISYFKRYNVRETCGVILASAFMNNGNYGTPVALFAFGAAGLDYAVVLMVIQQLVMCTVGVYYAAKGSPENDGISSALRAVRRMPIVYGALAGVIFQQLHIPIKGSVSEALDLVANSAIPTIMIILGMQLAKISLRQVQIEKLTYSLVLKLAVSPLIAFCITLVLPVDDRLATIMILMAAMPSAANTTMYALQFGTEPDFVSSATLVSTLFSLITLPILLAILV